A single genomic interval of Mucilaginibacter robiniae harbors:
- a CDS encoding glutaminyl-peptide cyclotransferase, translated as MKNKILTAGAALLLLAYSCKQKDQTSEATLSPEAGTTYKQGDKVTVKLSNVADGKADSVVYQLDSVKIETKKDLSAISIATDTMPLGPRVVTAKVYQGGQVQEVSTNFNLLAAKAPEELTYQVEKVFPHDTSSYTEGLLYQDDYLYESDGGRLSEGEGRSSLRKTDLATGKVVQKADVAPEVFAEGISIVGNKIIQLTYTEKIGYVYDKNTFKLLNTFTNNVGAEGWGMCFDGKRLYMDDSTNRLWFLDKDTYRATGYVDVYDDKGPINQINELEYIDGKIYANIYQSDAIVVINPKTGAVMQRIDLSKLYPQSEREQSPGADVLNGIAWDAAGKRLFITGKKWPHLYQVKFTNK; from the coding sequence ATGAAAAATAAGATACTAACCGCAGGAGCAGCCCTGCTGCTGCTGGCTTATAGTTGTAAACAAAAAGATCAGACTAGTGAAGCTACTTTAAGCCCGGAAGCAGGCACCACTTACAAGCAAGGTGATAAAGTAACTGTAAAGTTAAGCAACGTGGCTGATGGCAAAGCAGATTCGGTAGTTTACCAATTAGATTCGGTAAAGATTGAAACCAAAAAAGATTTATCTGCTATCAGTATTGCTACTGATACGATGCCTTTAGGCCCAAGGGTGGTTACTGCTAAAGTTTATCAGGGGGGGCAAGTGCAGGAGGTAAGCACCAATTTTAATCTGCTGGCTGCCAAAGCACCTGAAGAACTGACTTACCAGGTAGAAAAGGTGTTCCCGCATGATACCAGCAGTTATACTGAAGGTTTGCTGTACCAGGATGATTATTTATATGAAAGTGATGGCGGCCGGCTTAGCGAAGGCGAAGGTAGGTCGAGTTTGCGCAAAACAGATTTGGCTACCGGTAAAGTGGTACAAAAAGCTGATGTTGCTCCGGAGGTTTTTGCTGAGGGAATTTCTATTGTAGGCAATAAAATTATTCAGCTTACTTATACCGAAAAGATTGGCTATGTGTATGACAAGAATACTTTTAAGTTATTGAACACTTTTACCAATAATGTAGGAGCTGAAGGTTGGGGTATGTGTTTTGATGGCAAGCGCCTGTATATGGATGATAGCACCAATCGCTTGTGGTTTCTAGATAAGGACACCTATCGTGCAACTGGCTATGTGGATGTTTATGATGATAAAGGCCCCATTAATCAGATTAATGAACTGGAATACATTGATGGTAAAATTTATGCCAATATCTACCAGTCAGATGCAATAGTAGTGATCAATCCGAAAACCGGCGCTGTAATGCAGCGGATAGATTTGAGTAAATTATATCCGCAAAGCGAACGTGAACAATCACCAGGTGCTGATGTGTTAAACGGTATTGCGTGGGATGCTGCCGGCAAGCGCCTATTTATTACCGGCAAAAAGTGGCCGCACTTGTATCAGGTGAAGTTTACTAATAAATAA
- a CDS encoding YraN family protein: MARHNELGRQGEELAKTYLEKSGYEILDENWTFGKAEVDLIVYKNQVIIFTEVKARTSNSFGEPEDFVDNRKQKLLAQAADEYIYLMNHQGEVRFDIIAIRFRQDGSYTLKHIEDAFWPSAD; the protein is encoded by the coding sequence ATGGCCCGACATAATGAACTAGGCCGACAAGGGGAGGAGCTGGCCAAAACCTATCTGGAAAAATCAGGTTATGAAATACTGGATGAAAACTGGACGTTTGGTAAAGCCGAAGTTGACCTGATTGTGTATAAGAATCAAGTGATTATATTTACCGAGGTAAAAGCCCGTACTAGCAACAGCTTTGGCGAACCTGAAGATTTTGTAGATAATCGCAAGCAAAAGCTGTTGGCCCAAGCTGCCGACGAATATATTTACCTGATGAACCACCAAGGCGAAGTGCGTTTTGATATTATTGCGATACGATTTCGGCAGGATGGCAGTTATACCCTAAAGCATATTGAAGATGCCTTCTGGCCTTCGGCCGATTAA